The following is a genomic window from Candidatus Omnitrophota bacterium.
GTCCGCTAAAATGGCGCAGTTTATGAATAAGAATGTTTCAGGCGTATTTGTGCCGGAAGATCTGATAAAAGAGATGGAGTCCGCGTCCAGCAAAGAGGCGAAGATAGAAAGGTCAGTTGAGATCGCGGCGCGGCTGATCCGGGAATTAAGGCCGATGTGCGACGGCATTCATCTGATGCCGCTTGGCTGGGATGATGTGGTGTTGAGGGTGTTAGACGCGAGCGGATTATGAATAATATAGTTATTGTCGGCAATACAGCAGGCGCGTTCGGCTGCATGGATAAGTTAAAGAAAAGCGGCAGGGATCTGTCCCTTACCGTTATCTCTCCCGAAGACCACCCCGCTTATAAAAAAGGGCTTCTTTTGGACCTGTTCTTCAACCGCGTAAACCAGAAGGATATCTTTTTCTGCGACAGGAGTTATTATAAGCAGAACAATATTCAGTTCTTTCCTGACGCGCGGATCAGCCAGATAAACACAAAGAAAAAGAGGGTGGATATTAAGGACGGGGATAAGCTGAATTACGATCATCTTGTGTTTGCCTGCGGCAGGAATACGATCCTGCCGGATATACCCGGAGCGGGCAAGAGAGGTATCTCGCCGTTTGATACCTTGTCGGATTTGAACGAGATAAACGGTCTGGCCGCGCTGGTCAAGCACGCCGTGGTAATTGGCGAAAGCCGGCCTGCCTCTGACTTTGCCCGCGAGCTGATCAACAGGGAGATCGACACCGTGCTTTTCTCCAAAGACGGCGCGTTTTCCCACGATGAGAAGCTGGCGGTGATCAGCGACCAGCCGATCGTGGAGTTTATCGGTGAAGGCGAAGTCAGGGCAATAAAGCTTGGCTCGGGCAAGGTGCTCGCGGCGTCGATGGTTGTATTCTTCGGCAGGCAAGAGCCGGATGAGCAGATGTTCCGCGATACCGATATTGAGTTCTTTGATTCGGCGGTTGTGGTCAATGAGAAGCAGCGCACGAATATCCCCGATATTTTCGCCGTCGGCAATCTTACCTCAAAGAACGGGGTCATAAAGACCTGGCAGGACGCCTTTGCGGAGGGCGAACTCGCCGCCTCCGCGATTTTGGAAGATATAGGTTAGGCAATGTTTGCGTCTGTCTTGTCTGTGTTTCTCGGGAACGCTCAGTGCGCCCCAGCGTGGCGCACCTTCGCTCGGCTCGGATGCCTCGCTCTC
Proteins encoded in this region:
- a CDS encoding FAD-dependent oxidoreductase, whose protein sequence is MNNIVIVGNTAGAFGCMDKLKKSGRDLSLTVISPEDHPAYKKGLLLDLFFNRVNQKDIFFCDRSYYKQNNIQFFPDARISQINTKKKRVDIKDGDKLNYDHLVFACGRNTILPDIPGAGKRGISPFDTLSDLNEINGLAALVKHAVVIGESRPASDFARELINREIDTVLFSKDGAFSHDEKLAVISDQPIVEFIGEGEVRAIKLGSGKVLAASMVVFFGRQEPDEQMFRDTDIEFFDSAVVVNEKQRTNIPDIFAVGNLTSKNGVIKTWQDAFAEGELAASAILEDIG